The Shewanella pealeana ATCC 700345 genome contains the following window.
AAATCGGCTACCTAAACCCGCGGCTAGGATCACTAAGGTTAAATCCTGCTTGTTGTTACTCATGACTCTCTCTCAAACAATGACACTCTCTCAAGTGATTAAAGTGCCCACCACGACAAGGCGAAGCAGTTTAATGAGTCTACAGACTAATATCCAGCGCTAATCGACGCAGGCAAGCTCTGCACTAAGCTTATAAATAAGTGCGAAAAGCGGCTACCTTACCCAGTGCGGCTTGGCTGCCCTTCAGACTGAAGTTATAGCCGCAAAGGCTGACGTTACCGCCTCTTGCCATGTCGACAATAATCGCTTCGGTATCCAGAGGGGAAAATCGAGCTTCGGTGCCCGTATCTGCAAGTAGTTCAACCACAAGCGGACGATATTCGGTGCCGTCATTAAAGCGCAGTCGTGAGCAAGTTTTATCGCCTTTTGCCGTAGCCAAAGACCATAGTTTGCTTGGTGAACCGCTTTCACCGAGCCAGCGCATGATCAATAGATCATCTTCAAGCACTAAGCTAAAGCCATCTGGCATCGATGTCGAGATCCGCTCGGCCTGAGCAGTAGTATCTATACTGTTTTCAGGCAATGCCGCGGTTTCGACTTCGGGCTCAGAGCTAGGAATAAGTGACCAGATACTAGCAATAAGCATGACACTGACTAACACACCCGCGATGCCAAATAACCACTTCTGATTAATCTGCAGTGCCTGCTGCAGCTGAGCCATATTAAATGCTGCCGGTTTAGCCCTTTTGCGCAAAGGCTGATCATCCCTGCCAGAAGCATGATCATTTTGAGCGAGCTCCTGCTCCTCGGCCTGCATAAATTCGGTGCCGCTATTTGTCGCAAAACTGGTCGTCACATTCTCATCGCCACCTAAGGTCGGCTCGACTCTGACCCGCTGACTTGTCTTATCAATCGTTACTTTGCTCGAACTCATATCGACGGGACCAGAATAGCCCTGCACATAATTGGCGCCAGATTCCCCAGGTAACAAGGCTAAATAACCAATCGCTAGGCCTGCAACGACCAATAACGTCAACAACAGCATCATGCTGTGAATATGCACTAAGGTTATTAGCACCAACCAAAATGGCACCATTGTTAATAACATTAACTTTGGTGACTTTTCACTGTCACGTAGGCGACGCAGACTGGTCAAAGCCAATATAGGCGTGAGTAAAATGGCAACAAGATACAGGGGAGCCGAAGGGCTAAATAGCACCACGGCTAACAATAAGATGAAATAAATCAATCCACTAATGACAGAAAAACGCTGTCCATTATCGATACCATTAACACACAAGAATGACTTAAACTGCATATATTTACGACCTTAACAATGATCCACGATTCGGCAGTGCACCCTATCTAAGCAGTCACAGCACACCCAAATTTTATGCCCAGGCGAAAGCATAAAAGCAAAGAAGTAGACTACCGAATTTGCCTCTCAATGTCAGTGTTTTCGGGCAATTTTATCATTAAAGATAAATCAGACAGAGCAGAATAGGCCCAATAAAAATCCGATCTAACAAGATGATTTATCCTAACTGCGACTAGCGCAAATATCACCCTAGGCTGTATAATGGCTCGCTTAACCTTTTTACCGTCCAGTTTAGCTAACAACAGCTCTATTGGCACAAACATCGGATATGCAGCTAATGACCGCTCGCGGAAACCTATTTATCGTCTCGGCGCCAAGTGGCGCAGGTAAATCATCGCTTATTTCGGCCCTGTTACGAGACCAGCCTGTAGATATGCAAGTTTCAGTTTCGCACACCACAAGGCAGCCGCGTCCAGGTGAAGAGAATGGTCAGCACTATCACTTCGTTAATCAAGACGAGTTTAAGAGCTTAATTGCCGATGGCGCTTTTTTTGAGTGGGCAGAAGTATTTGGTAACTATTATGGCACCTCTCGTGTCACGATTGAGCAAACACTCGCGCAAGGTATCGACGTCTTTCTCGATATCGACTGGCAGGGTGCGCAGCAAGTTAAAGAGCTGATGCCTGAATCGATTGGCGTTTTCATTCTCCCGCCGTCAAAAACTGAGCTAGAACGCCGCCTAACAGGCCGCGGACAAGACACCGCTGAAGTGATTGCGGGCCGCATGGCACAGGCGGTTTCAGAGATGTCACACTACAATGAATATGACTTCGTTATTGTTAACGATGATTTCGACAAAGCATTAGCCGATTTATTAGCGATCATTCGCAGCCAAAGATTAACCTCTGCTAGCCAAATTCATACGCAGAATGGTATGATTAAAGATCTGTTGGCAGGCTAACTGTCTTCATGTACAATTTTGCGTCATTTTTTCAATCGATAAAACACTGGAGTTTCCAAACATGGCTCGCGTAACTGTAGAAGATGCCGTAAACCAAATCGGCAACCGTTTTGATATGATTCTGGTTGCAGCGCGTCGTGCTCGCCAAATCGCTGTTCAGGGTAAAGACCCTATGGTTGAAGAAGAGAACGACAAACCAACGGTTATCGCCCTGCGCGAAATCGAGCTAGGTTTAGTCACAGCTGATACTTTGGATGCCGATGAGCGCCAAACAGTTCGTGAACGTGAAGCAGCTGAAATCGCTGCTGTTGCTGCCATCGCTGAAGGCCGCAACAACGTCATATAAGGAGTAGAGTCACTTGTATCTGTTTGAAGGTCTCAAGGAGTCTGCCTCAGGTTATTTAGAACCTGAGCAGGTAGAATTACTCAAGCAGGCCTATCAGGTGGCGCGTGATGCCCATGAAGGTCAGATGCGCACGAGTGGCGAACCTTATATTACCCACCCGGTTGCGGTTGCCCGCATCCTGGCCGATATGCGTCTCGATCATGAGACGCTTATGGCCGCTCTCTTGCACGACACTATCGAAGACACCCCAGTAACCAAAGAAGAGCTGGCTGAAATATTCAGCGAGTCTATTGCTGAATTGGTTGAAGGCGTCTCCAAGCTCGATAAACTCAAATTTCGCGATAAGAAAGAAGCTCAAGCCGAAAACTTCCGCAAAATGATGATGGCGATGACCCAAGATATTCGAGTCATCTTAATCAAGCTTGCCGATAGAACCCACAATATGCGCACCTTAGGTGCTCTACGGCCTGATAAGCGCCGTCGCATCGCCCGAGAAACCCTCGAAATTTACGCCCCGATCGCCAACCGCCTTGGTATTCATAATATTAAGAGTGAGTTAGAGGAATTAGGTTTTCAAGCCTACTACCCAATGCGATATCGTGTGCTTAGAGAGGTGGTCAAAGCCGCTCGTGGTAATCGTAAAGAGCTTATCCTAAGCATTGAAGGCGCGATCAATACTCGCCTTGAAGATACTGGCCTAGAGGGCACAGTAAAGGGACGCGAGAAGAACCTTTATTCCATCTACAACAAGATGCGTAATAAAGAGCTGCAGTTCCAAGAAGTCATGGATATCTATGCCTTTAGAGTCATCGTTGACTCCATCGATACCTGTTATCGCGTCATGGGCGCCATGCATGGCCTTTATAAGCCACATCCTGGTCGCTTCAAAGATTATATCGCTATCCCTAAAGCTAACGGCTATCAGTCACTGCATACTTCGCTTTTTGGCCCTCACGGTGTACCGGTTGAGATCCAAATTCGTACCGAAGATATGGACCAGATGGCAGATAAAGGGGTTGCGGCTCACTGGCTGTACAAAAAAGGCAGCTCAGCCGAGCAAGGCACCACCACTCAGGTACGTGCTCGTAAGTGGATGCAAAGCTTGTTGGAACTCCAACAAAGCGCGAGTACCTCTTTCGAATTTGTTGAAAACTTTAAGACTGAGCTCTTCCCTGAAGAGATCTACGTGTTCACCCCTGAAGGCCGTATTTTAGAGCTACCAGTGGGCGCTACCCCGGTCGACTTCGCTTACGAAGTCCACACCGACGTGGGCAATACCTGCGTAGGTGCCAAGGTAAATCGTCAAGCTTACCCGCTCAGTCAACCACTGATCTCCGGTCAGACCGTAGAGATCATTACCGCAAATGGCGCCCGTCCAAATGCGGCCTGGCTCAACTTTGTAGTGACAGGTAAGGCACGAGCTAAAATCCGTCAGCTACTGAAAAGCCTGAAAGAAGATGATGCCGTACTACTCGGTAAGCGACTGCTTAATCATGCGCTCGGTGAAACTAAGTTAGATGGCTTATCTCAAGAGCAGATTGATAAGGTCGTTCGTGATACCAAGCATGACTCACTCAACTCGCTACTTGCCGATATTGGCCTAGGCAATGCCATGAGCATTGTTATCGCACAGCGACTGCTTGGGGATCAGCTCCATACAGAAGAGCACAAAGAAGTGCCTACCATGTCTATTCGTGGCGCAGAAGGCATGCTAGTGACCTTCGCTAACTGCTGTCGTCCAATTCCAGGTGACGCGGTGATTGCCCATGTAAGCCCAGGTAAAGGCCTAGTGGTGCACATGGAAAGCTGCGCTAACATTCGTGGCTATCAGGGTGAGCCAGACAAGTACATACCTGTACAGTGGGATAGTGCTGAAGGCGTCGAGTACCAAGCTAACCTTAGGGTTGAAATTGTTAACCACCAAGGTGCATTAGCCAAGATCACCTCGATTGTAGCCTCTGCAGGTTCAAACATTCATAACTTAACGACTGAAGAGCGTGATGGGCGAGTTTTCCTCATCAACCTACGTATTTCAGTGCGAGACCGCATTCATTTGGCTAACGTGATGCGTCGGATCAGAGTACTTCCAGAGGTACTTCGTACATCGAGAAACCGTTAATTTACTCAATAAAGACAAGGAAAGATCATGGCAGAGAAAATAATCATCGCGACCGCTAAAGCGCCACAAGCAATTGGCACTTACTCTCAAGCGGTTAAAGTGGGTAGCACAGTTTATTTATCAGGCCAAATCCCACTTGTTCCAGAGACCATGGAAATGGTTAGCGATGAGTTTGAAGCTCAGGTTGTGCAAGTCTTTGACAACCTAACTGCCGTTTGTGAAGCCGCTGGCGGCTCATTAAGCGATATCGTAAAGCTAAATATCTTTATGACTGACTTGAGCAACTTCGCTACCGTAAATGAAATTATGGGTCGCTACTTTGAGCAACCTTACCCAGCTCGTGCTGCTATTGGTGTTAAACAACTGCCAAAAGACTCACTGGTTGAGATGGATGGAGTGATGGAGATTTAATCCTCATCAGCCAACCATATGGGCGCTACGGCGCCCATTTTTTATTTAACGTTAGCTATTTAACGTTTGCCACGTTAAACCTTGTTTATCGCTCCAACAGCAACGAATAACTTAACCCAAAGTACAAAATAGAAGCCAATCATGAGTCCTGAACGTTTCGCCCGCATCAACCAAATGCTTGATAACCGCCAACCCGATCTCACCGTATGCCTAGATACCGTGCACAAGGGTAATAACATTGCCGCCGTGCTACGTACCGCTGATGCGGCGGGCATACATGAAGTCCATGCGGTTTGGTCCGAACTAGAAATGCGCGTATCGGGCAACACGGCGTCAGGCAGCCAACAATGGGTTAAGACTCGCGTACACCAGAGTATGGCGCAAGCTGTAGAAGCGTTTCGCGATCAAGACATGCAGATTCTAGCAACGACCTTTTCAGATACCGCTGTCGATTTCAGAGCGATTGATTACACCAAACCTACAGTGGTTATTATGGGTAACGAGCGTGATGGCGTCAGCCCTGAAGGCATAGCTGCTGCGGATCAACACATCATCATTCCAATGATAGGCATGGTTCAATCACTGAACGTATCCGTTGCTGCCGCACTGATTATGTATGAAGCTCAACGTCAACGCACTGAGGCAGGCATGTATGGCACGCGAAAATTGGATGACGCCTATTGCCAGATTAAGCTATTTGAGGAAGGGCACCCTATTTATGCTAAGGCTTGTCGCCGCAAGAAGCTGCCTTATCCAGCCATAGATGCAGAAGGCCAAATTGTAGCGGATGAAGACTGGTGGCAAAAAATGCGGGCTCCTTCTGAATAACTCCTTAGAACTATTACTAAGAGCCATTGCAAAGACTAGGTTCTAAGAGCCAGCTTTTGGAATAAATGCAAAACCTATAATCAATACCAGCTTGCCGCTGGTATTTTTATATCCCCTCCTGCTCGTTATAGTAATTTTAAGTATTCTCCTGAAAATCAATTCAACAAAATTGTAACACCCGTTTGAAAAAGTTTGTCTTAGATCACATTTTTCGCCATAATCAAGATTGCAACAGCTTGTTAAACGAACGATTAAAACAAAAGTACAGGTATAAGCTGAATTAGAACCGACAACAATCAATATGGAAATGCGATGGAATCTTCTATGAAAACCCCAATTGAAATGCTCGAACATTGGGTTGAAAAACAAGGTGATCAAGTTTACCTAAAGCAACCTATTGACGGCCAATATAAGACTTTTACTTGGCGTGATGTACAAACCAAGATGCAGCAGATTGCAGGCGCATTGAGACACCTTGGCCTCAATCCTGGTGACAAAGTTGCCGTGCTTTCTAAAAACTGTGCCGAATGGTTTATTACTGATTTAGCCCTGATGCACGGCGGCTATATTAGTGTCCCCATCTACCCTACCGCTAACGCAGACACTATTCGCTACACCCTAGAGCACAGTGAAGCTAAGGCAATTTTTATCGGTAAGCTCGATTATTGGGCCGATCAAGAAGCGGGTGTTGGCGGCGATATTCTGCGTATTGCTATGCCGTACGACACCATGCCATCTCAGTATCATTGGGATAAGATGCTCAATATGGGCCAGCCTTTAATTGATGCGCCGCTGCCAACACCTGAGCAAGTGATGACCATCATCTATACATCAGGCTCGACTGGTAAGCCTAAAGGTGCGATTCAAAATTTTGCCAGCTATGCCTGGACTTGCACAGCGGTAGTACGCGACCTTAAAACAGACGTCGAAGACAGATTACTGTCTTACTTGCCACTGGCACATATTACCGAGCGTGTCGCGATTCAAGGTTCTTCTTTCTACTCAGGTAGTAGTGTTGCCTTCGTCGAGAGCCTAGATAGCTTCGTTGCCGACGTGCAGCGTGCAAGACCCACAGTATTCTTCTCAGTGCCACGCCTGTGGAGCCTATTCCAGAA
Protein-coding sequences here:
- the spoT gene encoding bifunctional GTP diphosphokinase/guanosine-3',5'-bis pyrophosphate 3'-pyrophosphohydrolase, which produces MYLFEGLKESASGYLEPEQVELLKQAYQVARDAHEGQMRTSGEPYITHPVAVARILADMRLDHETLMAALLHDTIEDTPVTKEELAEIFSESIAELVEGVSKLDKLKFRDKKEAQAENFRKMMMAMTQDIRVILIKLADRTHNMRTLGALRPDKRRRIARETLEIYAPIANRLGIHNIKSELEELGFQAYYPMRYRVLREVVKAARGNRKELILSIEGAINTRLEDTGLEGTVKGREKNLYSIYNKMRNKELQFQEVMDIYAFRVIVDSIDTCYRVMGAMHGLYKPHPGRFKDYIAIPKANGYQSLHTSLFGPHGVPVEIQIRTEDMDQMADKGVAAHWLYKKGSSAEQGTTTQVRARKWMQSLLELQQSASTSFEFVENFKTELFPEEIYVFTPEGRILELPVGATPVDFAYEVHTDVGNTCVGAKVNRQAYPLSQPLISGQTVEIITANGARPNAAWLNFVVTGKARAKIRQLLKSLKEDDAVLLGKRLLNHALGETKLDGLSQEQIDKVVRDTKHDSLNSLLADIGLGNAMSIVIAQRLLGDQLHTEEHKEVPTMSIRGAEGMLVTFANCCRPIPGDAVIAHVSPGKGLVVHMESCANIRGYQGEPDKYIPVQWDSAEGVEYQANLRVEIVNHQGALAKITSIVASAGSNIHNLTTEERDGRVFLINLRISVRDRIHLANVMRRIRVLPEVLRTSRNR
- the trmH gene encoding tRNA (guanosine(18)-2'-O)-methyltransferase TrmH, translated to MSPERFARINQMLDNRQPDLTVCLDTVHKGNNIAAVLRTADAAGIHEVHAVWSELEMRVSGNTASGSQQWVKTRVHQSMAQAVEAFRDQDMQILATTFSDTAVDFRAIDYTKPTVVIMGNERDGVSPEGIAAADQHIIIPMIGMVQSLNVSVAAALIMYEAQRQRTEAGMYGTRKLDDAYCQIKLFEEGHPIYAKACRRKKLPYPAIDAEGQIVADEDWWQKMRAPSE
- the rpoZ gene encoding DNA-directed RNA polymerase subunit omega; the protein is MARVTVEDAVNQIGNRFDMILVAARRARQIAVQGKDPMVEEENDKPTVIALREIELGLVTADTLDADERQTVREREAAEIAAVAAIAEGRNNVI
- a CDS encoding DUF805 domain-containing protein, with translation MQFKSFLCVNGIDNGQRFSVISGLIYFILLLAVVLFSPSAPLYLVAILLTPILALTSLRRLRDSEKSPKLMLLTMVPFWLVLITLVHIHSMMLLLTLLVVAGLAIGYLALLPGESGANYVQGYSGPVDMSSSKVTIDKTSQRVRVEPTLGGDENVTTSFATNSGTEFMQAEEQELAQNDHASGRDDQPLRKRAKPAAFNMAQLQQALQINQKWLFGIAGVLVSVMLIASIWSLIPSSEPEVETAALPENSIDTTAQAERISTSMPDGFSLVLEDDLLIMRWLGESGSPSKLWSLATAKGDKTCSRLRFNDGTEYRPLVVELLADTGTEARFSPLDTEAIIVDMARGGNVSLCGYNFSLKGSQAALGKVAAFRTYL
- a CDS encoding RidA family protein, whose protein sequence is MAEKIIIATAKAPQAIGTYSQAVKVGSTVYLSGQIPLVPETMEMVSDEFEAQVVQVFDNLTAVCEAAGGSLSDIVKLNIFMTDLSNFATVNEIMGRYFEQPYPARAAIGVKQLPKDSLVEMDGVMEI
- the gmk gene encoding guanylate kinase: MTARGNLFIVSAPSGAGKSSLISALLRDQPVDMQVSVSHTTRQPRPGEENGQHYHFVNQDEFKSLIADGAFFEWAEVFGNYYGTSRVTIEQTLAQGIDVFLDIDWQGAQQVKELMPESIGVFILPPSKTELERRLTGRGQDTAEVIAGRMAQAVSEMSHYNEYDFVIVNDDFDKALADLLAIIRSQRLTSASQIHTQNGMIKDLLAG